A stretch of the Pan paniscus chromosome 2, NHGRI_mPanPan1-v2.0_pri, whole genome shotgun sequence genome encodes the following:
- the LOC129397537 gene encoding ribonuclease H-like — protein sequence MNGILTAKGDLWLSDNHLLKYQALLLEGPVLRMHTCATLNPDTCLPDNEEKIEHNCQQVIAQTYAAQGDLLEVPLTDPDLNLYTDGSSFVEKGLRKAGYAVVSDNGILESNSLTPGTSAQLAELIALTRALELGKGKKVNIYTDSKYAYLVLHAHAAIWRERKFLTSEGTPIKHQEAIRRLLLAVQKPKEVAVLHGLGHQKEKEREIKRNHQADIEAKRAARQDPPLEMLIEGHLLWGNLLQETKPQYSEEEIE from the coding sequence ATGAATGGCATACTCactgctaaaggagacttgtggctgtcagacaacCATTTACTTAAATATCAGGCTCTATTACTTGAAGGGCCAGTGCTGCGAATGCACACTTGTGCAACTCTTAACCCAGACACATGTCttccagacaatgaagaaaagatagaacataACTGTCAACAAGTAATTGCTCAAACCTATGCCGCTCAAGGGGATCTTTTAGAGGTTCCCTTGACTGATCCCGATCTCAACttgtatactgatggaagttcctttgtagaaaaaggacTTCGAAAAGCAGGGTATGCAGTGGTCAGTGATAATGGAATACTTGAAAGTAATTCCCTCACTCCAGGAACTAGTGCTCAGCTGGCAGAACTAATAGCCCTCACTCGGGCACTAGaattaggaaaaggaaaaaaggtaaatatatatacagactctaagtatgcttacctagtcctccatgcccatgcagcaatatggagagaaaggaaattcCTAACTTCCGagggaacacctatcaaacatcaggaagccattaggagattactattggctgtacagaaacctaaagaggtggcagtcttacacggCCTGGGTcaccagaaagaaaaggaaagggaaataaaaaggaacCACCAAGCGGATATTGAAGCCAAAAGAGCTGCAAGGCAGGaccctccattagaaatgcttatagaaggacACCTACTATGGGGTAATCTCCTCCAggaaaccaagccccagtactcagaagaagaaatagaatga